From one Candidatus Methanoplasma termitum genomic stretch:
- a CDS encoding adenosylhomocysteinase, producing the protein MNELLEKGSLRLKWAFEHMPVMQEIDKKFRKERPFEGVKIGMALHTEAKTGILAITLANGGAKIRLASCNPLSTDDSVVLALQNEYGLDVHAKKGETQEEYYSNLNKVADLKPDLVIDDGADLIAMLHTTRRDSLKKVKGANEETTTGVSRLRAMAANGKLEFPVISINDAKMKFLFDNRYGTGQSVFDGWMNSTNLVIAGKRIVVAGYGWCGKGIAMRAKGFGASVAVTEIDPVKAIEARMDGFEVMKMADAVKDADAIFTVTGCKDIITGKHLAAMKGGCIMGNAGHFDNEINKNDLEAAAVSVRKVRDFINEYKMEDGRKLYLIADGRLMNLAAGQGHPAEIMDTSFAAQALGMEYVLNNHSKMKNKVHDLPDSIDTLIAEIKLRSMGIEIDALTEEQKKYVSGWEEGT; encoded by the coding sequence ATGAACGAGTTGCTGGAGAAAGGCAGTCTCAGACTGAAATGGGCATTCGAGCATATGCCGGTAATGCAGGAGATCGACAAAAAATTCCGCAAGGAGAGGCCGTTCGAAGGGGTGAAGATCGGTATGGCGCTGCACACAGAAGCAAAGACGGGGATACTTGCTATAACTCTTGCGAACGGCGGCGCGAAGATCAGGCTTGCAAGCTGCAACCCTCTTTCAACGGACGATTCTGTTGTACTGGCACTGCAGAATGAATACGGTCTTGATGTTCATGCAAAGAAAGGCGAGACCCAAGAAGAATACTATTCCAATCTGAACAAGGTGGCGGACCTCAAACCCGACCTGGTCATCGACGACGGTGCCGATCTCATAGCAATGCTGCACACGACCCGCAGGGATTCATTGAAAAAGGTCAAGGGAGCGAACGAGGAGACCACAACCGGGGTCTCCAGGCTGAGGGCGATGGCGGCAAACGGGAAGTTAGAGTTCCCGGTGATCTCGATAAATGACGCAAAAATGAAATTCCTTTTCGATAACAGATACGGTACAGGTCAATCGGTATTCGACGGGTGGATGAATTCCACCAATCTTGTGATCGCAGGCAAGCGTATCGTGGTTGCAGGGTACGGATGGTGCGGAAAAGGAATAGCGATGCGTGCCAAAGGGTTCGGTGCGTCGGTGGCGGTCACCGAGATAGATCCCGTCAAAGCTATAGAGGCAAGGATGGACGGTTTCGAGGTCATGAAGATGGCAGACGCAGTAAAGGATGCGGATGCGATATTCACAGTGACCGGATGCAAGGACATCATCACAGGAAAACATCTTGCGGCGATGAAAGGCGGCTGCATCATGGGTAATGCGGGGCATTTTGATAACGAGATCAACAAGAACGATCTTGAGGCCGCGGCCGTATCGGTCAGAAAAGTAAGGGATTTCATCAATGAGTACAAAATGGAGGACGGAAGGAAGCTGTACCTTATTGCCGACGGGAGACTGATGAATCTCGCCGCGGGACAGGGGCATCCGGCCGAAATAATGGATACGAGTTTTGCTGCGCAAGCACTCGGAATGGAGTACGTTCTCAACAATCATTCGAAAATGAAGAACAAGGTTCACGATCTGCCTGACAGCATAGATACGCTTATAGCCGAAATAAAACTGCGGTCGATGGGTATCGAGATAGACGCACTTACCGAAGAGCAGAAGAAATACGTGTCGGGATGGGAAGAAGGGACATAA
- a CDS encoding inositol monophosphatase family protein, which translates to MTPHTEVLKKSAPDLSKFVCEAVDIVSQAGSLILEIRLFNIESKGTKENYVTTSDIYIQNFLEEKLLALLPGSGFVGEEAALKDVVSEYCWIVDPIDGTANYARGIPLSVVSVALIKDDVPIVGIVFNPYLGQMFVAEKGKGAYLNGEAIRVSNKDFGTAMFSTAWSAYNKDWADRSFNISKKVHSECDDIRRLGTAAYELSLLASGSIDIYFEIGLYPWDYIAAYVLVTEAGGVIDSIDGGIDHKHQSSVLAANDRKNFDRLKQIILEELGDFRIPLN; encoded by the coding sequence ATGACCCCACATACAGAAGTTTTGAAGAAATCTGCGCCAGATCTGTCTAAATTCGTATGCGAAGCGGTCGACATCGTTTCCCAAGCTGGCTCTCTTATATTGGAGATCCGATTGTTCAATATTGAGAGTAAAGGAACGAAAGAGAATTATGTCACCACCTCGGACATATACATCCAGAATTTTCTTGAGGAAAAACTTCTTGCCCTGCTGCCCGGAAGCGGTTTCGTCGGGGAGGAGGCCGCCCTTAAGGATGTTGTGTCCGAATACTGCTGGATCGTGGACCCAATCGATGGGACCGCCAACTACGCAAGAGGCATTCCTTTGAGCGTAGTGTCGGTCGCACTCATAAAGGACGATGTCCCGATAGTCGGGATCGTCTTCAATCCTTATTTGGGCCAAATGTTCGTAGCCGAGAAAGGAAAGGGCGCATATCTGAACGGCGAAGCCATCCGTGTTTCGAACAAGGACTTCGGCACCGCCATGTTTTCGACCGCATGGAGCGCTTACAACAAGGACTGGGCTGACCGAAGCTTCAATATTTCAAAAAAAGTTCACAGCGAATGCGATGACATAAGACGGCTCGGAACCGCTGCATATGAGCTGTCGCTTTTGGCATCTGGCTCAATAGATATTTACTTTGAGATCGGACTTTACCCATGGGATTATATCGCCGCTTACGTGCTTGTCACCGAGGCCGGGGGCGTGATCGATTCTATCGACGGGGGCATCGATCATAAACATCAGTCCTCTGTGCTCGCAGCGAACGACCGAAAGAACTTCGACAGATTGAAACAGATCATCCTTGAGGAGCTGGGGGATTTCCGGATACCGCTGAATTGA
- a CDS encoding glycosyltransferase family 4 protein, giving the protein MDQWSDIMKIVDVNPFFHPYHGGIERRMYDTSKLLAGRGHDVTVLTGRLPGTEEEEIMDGFRVVRLKSRYINIYNPPFISSKGVSEALTSLDADVVNYNYRWAGSYNKPLASYDGKKVFTYHNMWGEGIGFQAKLSKINDDRFKKGLLTYDHIICVSDFVRNDLIRRGINSEMLTTVPSGLTDLPEMGVEEEGFILSLGRLVRTKGLDYLLDAMVDVPHKLIICGKGPDTERLKRLAKKYELGDRVEFKGWVEEVEKVRLMSTCKFFVMPSLFESYGLAAVELMSYGKPLICTNVDGLPDTVGNAAVIVKPRDPGCLAEAINSLLSDGPRRKELCMNARSRAEGYLWKHHIDTIEDVFLKVLDGTYSNGGRS; this is encoded by the coding sequence ATGGACCAATGGTCGGATATAATGAAAATCGTTGATGTCAATCCGTTTTTCCATCCCTATCACGGCGGCATAGAGCGCAGAATGTATGACACCAGCAAACTCCTTGCCGGAAGGGGGCACGACGTTACGGTGCTCACGGGGAGGCTCCCCGGCACCGAGGAGGAAGAGATAATGGATGGGTTCAGGGTGGTCCGCCTTAAATCCAGATATATCAACATATACAATCCGCCGTTCATATCGTCCAAGGGCGTATCGGAAGCACTGACCTCATTGGATGCGGATGTCGTCAACTACAATTACAGATGGGCCGGCTCTTACAACAAGCCGCTGGCCTCGTACGACGGGAAAAAAGTATTCACTTACCACAATATGTGGGGTGAAGGCATCGGTTTTCAGGCAAAACTCTCCAAGATCAATGACGATCGTTTCAAAAAAGGCCTGCTGACATATGACCACATCATTTGTGTCAGCGATTTTGTCAGGAATGACCTTATACGCAGAGGTATCAACAGCGAAATGCTGACAACAGTACCGAGCGGGCTCACCGACCTGCCCGAAATGGGCGTTGAAGAGGAAGGATTCATTCTGTCCTTAGGCCGTCTTGTAAGAACGAAGGGCCTGGATTACTTGTTGGATGCTATGGTCGATGTCCCGCATAAGCTGATAATATGCGGAAAGGGGCCGGATACGGAACGGCTGAAAAGGCTTGCAAAGAAGTACGAACTTGGCGATAGGGTCGAGTTCAAAGGCTGGGTCGAAGAGGTGGAAAAAGTACGTCTGATGAGTACGTGCAAGTTCTTCGTGATGCCTTCCCTGTTCGAATCATATGGTCTTGCGGCGGTAGAGCTTATGTCTTACGGCAAGCCTCTGATATGCACGAACGTCGACGGGCTTCCGGATACGGTGGGCAATGCGGCAGTCATTGTCAAGCCGAGGGACCCGGGATGTCTGGCTGAAGCGATCAATTCCTTACTGTCCGACGGACCGAGGCGGAAAGAGCTTTGTATGAACGCCAGATCGAGAGCCGAAGGATATCTCTGGAAGCACCACATCGATACGATCGAGGATGTTTTCCTGAAAGTGCTGGACGGAACATATTCGAATGGCGGCCGATCTTAA
- a CDS encoding glycosyltransferase, with the protein MKIVFITDSYFPTRDGVVTAVVTIKKELEELGHEVTVIAPDPGKEFREEGTVYFPAIKFKKYKGYYLPIYRSNKIEVIKNIDPDIIHIYGVAFMALKGMFASRTLKIPTVTTYVTSVGEVINDYSPIKLPPEIMDKLVWIYLRSLLGRAGTVVVPTAPIAQELKDRRVRPKRLERIHIGIDVQRYVRNEEDGKRIRAKYGIGSKRVLVCAGRLSVEKNIDLLISSMRSVDEDVVLLIVGKGPMGDKLKQQMKDLALEERVIFAGFVPDEELVAYYSAADVAVSCSRFETQGLTTLEAMSCGLPAACANGRAFVEMIEDGVNGHKFESNEEDCVSAIMYCLNNRERLSAEARRTAERYSIHETAVKLEALYADILSHKK; encoded by the coding sequence ATGAAAATAGTTTTCATCACAGACAGTTATTTCCCGACCAGGGACGGGGTCGTTACTGCAGTTGTCACGATAAAGAAAGAACTGGAAGAGCTGGGACATGAGGTCACCGTCATCGCCCCCGATCCCGGGAAAGAGTTCAGGGAAGAGGGCACAGTATATTTCCCGGCCATCAAATTCAAAAAATATAAGGGATATTACCTCCCGATATACAGATCGAATAAGATAGAGGTCATAAAGAACATTGATCCGGACATCATCCACATCTATGGGGTGGCATTCATGGCGCTCAAGGGCATGTTCGCGTCAAGAACACTAAAAATACCGACTGTGACGACATATGTTACATCAGTAGGGGAGGTAATAAACGATTATTCTCCGATAAAACTCCCCCCCGAAATAATGGACAAACTGGTCTGGATATACCTAAGATCGTTGCTCGGGCGCGCCGGAACGGTCGTGGTCCCGACGGCCCCCATCGCTCAGGAACTGAAAGACCGCAGAGTGCGCCCGAAACGTCTGGAAAGAATACACATCGGCATTGATGTCCAAAGATACGTGAGGAACGAGGAAGACGGGAAAAGGATCCGGGCGAAATACGGGATCGGATCAAAGAGAGTTCTGGTATGCGCAGGCAGGCTGTCCGTTGAGAAGAACATAGATCTGCTGATAAGTTCAATGCGGTCTGTCGATGAGGATGTAGTGCTGCTCATTGTAGGGAAAGGGCCGATGGGTGATAAATTAAAACAGCAGATGAAAGATCTGGCTCTTGAGGAAAGAGTGATCTTTGCGGGGTTCGTTCCCGACGAGGAATTAGTAGCGTATTATTCGGCGGCGGATGTTGCCGTATCGTGCTCAAGGTTCGAAACACAGGGGCTTACCACACTGGAGGCCATGTCCTGCGGGCTTCCCGCGGCATGCGCGAACGGGCGCGCTTTCGTGGAAATGATAGAGGACGGCGTGAACGGACACAAGTTCGAATCGAATGAGGAAGACTGTGTCTCTGCCATCATGTACTGCTTGAATAACCGTGAGAGACTGTCCGCCGAGGCCAGAAGGACCGCCGAAAGATATTCGATCCATGAAACGGCGGTGAAGTTAGAGGCCCTGTACGCGGACATCCTCAGCCACAAAAAATGA